The Hemicordylus capensis ecotype Gifberg chromosome 5, rHemCap1.1.pri, whole genome shotgun sequence nucleotide sequence AGCACCTCTCCAGCTGAACTGTGTGCCTGAGCAATTCGACTATGGACGCCGCATGCCCGTGACGTCATGGGCATGTGATGTCCATAGTCAAACTGCAAAGACGCACAGTTCAGCCGGAGGGGTATGCAGGTCATCGGGAGAGGCTCGACAGCCAcagagcccaccactgctgccacggggggtgggggtggcctgcaccgctcagctcaccccccacctcccagaggCCAAGATAAGTGGTAGTGGGGCAGGGCAGCGGGGCAGTCTGCTGGGCAGGGCCCTTGGggggcccctgaccctctgggcccagggacatttgtccttgcTTGTCTAATGGATGCTACGCCCATGCCTGCATGCATTGTGCTGCCAGCAGATTGGCaaccctcattacatcatcagctTTCCTCTAATTGGCCACGAGGGGAcaggaggcaggcccagccctgctgaagatACTACAGGCAACAGGATCAtaaagtgtgctttgcagagtggcacattcacatatGGCTGCCCCTGTagtcacagctctctattgtGTATATGGCTGATAGTTCTcaaaggtaggagagctctctttTGTTGAGCAACTTGGATAGGAGGGATTCCTATGGGTACACACAACCATGAATCCCTGAGTATATtgccttcttttctctttttgatggttgtgtgaagGTGCTCCTAGTATATAGTGACCACTAGATAAATATTAAATGATGGTAGCTGTagttatggggggtggggggtggaatccataactgctgctgcttccttctgtGTAATAAAATCTCCTTAATGTGTAAGAAATTTAGTTCCGTTTCCCTTATGATTAGGGCATACACACCCTGTTTATTTTTACAATAGCATGTACTAGCCTTTTGCAAGTTCCATTTATGGTTTCTGTAGCCTTCACTGCAAGAACAGAATATAACTAGAACTATTGAAATGAAACCTCAGCTGACAAAAATTGACACTTTCACTGGGGAATTATGGGTAGTTTGGCTGCATTGAGGAGAACTACCTAGAACCAGCCTATTTCCCATCAACAAATGTCTGATGTGATTAGGTATCTGGTTGTCAAACTGAGTGTTGTTGCTCCTCATTTTATATCATCTGCCCTGGGGAATTAGTTTACAGTCCTCTCATGAGGTGTCACAGATATTGGGTTGTTGTCAGTTGTTCCAGAAGCTTCTTCATCCATCAGTCCCCCCTGGTCAGAGATGACAGTGTCTTGTAACTGATGAGGCCATGGCTCAGGAAGGACACTTTCAGTTTCTTTCAACAACAGGCCCTGGTAGCATTTGGTGTTTTCCTCATGGAGCTGGGTTACTTCAGTGTTTCCTCCACAGAAACCAGCCGTATGATTGACTAAACCATTGGCAACGTTGGCCACATGGACCTTATTGCCAACTCGCTTCTTTCCattcttgttctggatgaggaCACAGGTGAAGACTTGTTTGAATCGCTTACGGAAGTGCTTGGATATGAGCGCATAAACAATTGGGTTGAGGCAAGAATTGGCATATGACAGGCAATGAGAAGCCAGGCGACAAGCATAGGTGGCACGGTTAAAAGGGAAATAGCCAAACCAGAAGCACAAGATCACCAGGTGGTGAGGCAGCCAACATAGGCAGAAGAGGACAGCTACTGCGACGATCATTTTGGTGACTCTGCGCTTGGCTTTGCGGGATTCTGAGATTCTCTCAATGGGATCTACAGAGGTCCACAAGAATTTAATAGTCCTAGCATAAGCTAGGCTAACAACAAAAACTGGGAGGATGTAGCCAAATACAAAGGTGAGGATGTCCAAGATCTTGCGACGTTGGTCCTCCCAAACAGGGACGCAAATGGGCACCCTTTGGTAGTGGACTATTTGGTAATAG carries:
- the GALR3 gene encoding galanin receptor type 3 isoform X1, with amino-acid sequence MKLPSLSDGEMPDSWNASSDSLDARAAGIIVPVVFSLIFLLGTIGNGLVLAVLLRNGQVKYNTTNLFILNLAVADLCFIVFCVPFQATIYTLDGWLFGAFACKAVHFLIYLTMYASSFTLAAVSVDRYLAIRYPLKSRDLRTSRNAALAIVMIWTLSLLFAGPYLSYYQIVHYQRVPICVPVWEDQRRKILDILTFVFGYILPVFVVSLAYARTIKFLWTSVDPIERISESRKAKRRVTKMIVAVAVLFCLCWLPHHLVILCFWFGYFPFNRATYACRLASHCLSYANSCLNPIVYALISKHFRKRFKQVFTCVLIQNKNGKKRVGNKVHVANVANGLVNHTAGFCGGNTEVTQLHEENTKCYQGLLLKETESVLPEPWPHQLQDTVISDQGGLMDEEASGTTDNNPISVTPHERTVN
- the GALR3 gene encoding galanin receptor type 3 isoform X2, with the protein product MPSLSDGEMPDSWNASSDSLDARAAGIIVPVVFSLIFLLGTIGNGLVLAVLLRNGQVKYNTTNLFILNLAVADLCFIVFCVPFQATIYTLDGWLFGAFACKAVHFLIYLTMYASSFTLAAVSVDRYLAIRYPLKSRDLRTSRNAALAIVMIWTLSLLFAGPYLSYYQIVHYQRVPICVPVWEDQRRKILDILTFVFGYILPVFVVSLAYARTIKFLWTSVDPIERISESRKAKRRVTKMIVAVAVLFCLCWLPHHLVILCFWFGYFPFNRATYACRLASHCLSYANSCLNPIVYALISKHFRKRFKQVFTCVLIQNKNGKKRVGNKVHVANVANGLVNHTAGFCGGNTEVTQLHEENTKCYQGLLLKETESVLPEPWPHQLQDTVISDQGGLMDEEASGTTDNNPISVTPHERTVN
- the GALR3 gene encoding galanin receptor type 3 isoform X3, with product MPDSWNASSDSLDARAAGIIVPVVFSLIFLLGTIGNGLVLAVLLRNGQVKYNTTNLFILNLAVADLCFIVFCVPFQATIYTLDGWLFGAFACKAVHFLIYLTMYASSFTLAAVSVDRYLAIRYPLKSRDLRTSRNAALAIVMIWTLSLLFAGPYLSYYQIVHYQRVPICVPVWEDQRRKILDILTFVFGYILPVFVVSLAYARTIKFLWTSVDPIERISESRKAKRRVTKMIVAVAVLFCLCWLPHHLVILCFWFGYFPFNRATYACRLASHCLSYANSCLNPIVYALISKHFRKRFKQVFTCVLIQNKNGKKRVGNKVHVANVANGLVNHTAGFCGGNTEVTQLHEENTKCYQGLLLKETESVLPEPWPHQLQDTVISDQGGLMDEEASGTTDNNPISVTPHERTVN